Sequence from the Elusimicrobiota bacterium genome:
TATATAAGCCGGGCGTCGAAGCTTCCGGCAAAACGGCCCTTCGGCCGGAAACCGACAACGACGTGCGACGGCCCTCGGGCGAGATCACCGTTATCCGATCCGGCGCGGCTTCGCCGCGCGACCACTCGCGGACGATCGGGTCTCCAACCTTTACTTTTCTTGCGGCGTCGCGGGCGGACTCGGGGACGCTCAAGGCCAGGCAGGCGCGGGCCCAAGGGATGAAGAACGGCTTGAGGCCGAGATTCGTCCAGCCGGCGTCGAGAGGAGACGCCCACACGACGGCCCGCCCTCGTCCGATGCTCCCGGCGACGAGCAGCGGCTCCCCGGAGGCCGCGCGCGCCCACACCTCGGACCCGGCGGCGGGCTCGAGGAAGAAGATCCGGCGCACGACGACCTTGGATAAGTCCAGATCTCCCCAGCCCGACGTCGCTTCGCCCTCGCGCGCGGCCTTTATTCCCGGCGCGGACGGCTCGTGCGCCGCCCCGAGCCGCGCCGGAAGCCACGGATACGCGGCGAGGTCGGCCTCGTTGCCCCTGACTCCCGGGATGAAGACGACGCCGCCGCCCCGCTCCGCGAACGCCTCGAGCGCGGCCGAGAGCCCGGGCGACGGGCGCGACGCGTCGGCCATCATCACGGTCCCATATCTGGTCAGGTCCGCCTCGTTCCAGCGCGCGGCCTCCAGGAGGTCCGCGTCGCGGCCCGCCAAGGTCTCGCGGCCGCCGCCGAACAGCTCGCGCAGGAACCAGCCGGTCTTGCCCGCGCGGAAGAACTGCGGGTCGGAGTACAGCACGAGCACGCGCGGCGACGGCCGGTGGGCGATCGAGAAGTGCGCCTGGTCGTCCTCGGCGAGCGCCCCGGCGCGGGCGGCGACGCGGCCGGTCCAGGACGGGGCGGCGCTCTGCTCGGCGGCGGGAAGGGCCAAGGCCGCGCGGGCCTCGCCGCCGGCGGGGACGGAGGCGGAGACGGAGCCGGCGCGGCGGTCGCCGACCCACAGGTCGAGCGGTGTGACGGCGGGAGCGCCCGAGGCCGCGAGGCGGACCTCGACGCGGGGAGAGCGCGCGCTCGAGTCGGGAGCGGGCCCAGCGGAGGCGATCCAGGCGTTGGGCAGGGCCGGGAAGCGCAGTCCGACCACGGCGGCGCCCTCGGCGGGCGCAGGGGCGGCCTCGCGCAAGCCGTGCTCCGCGCCGTCGCCGAGGACGACGACGGCGCGCTTGCGTCCGCGCGGCGCCTCCTCCAGGGCCTTGCGCGCGTCGGCCAGGGCGGCGGCGGCGTTCGTGCCCCGCCAGCCCGGGCGCGCGGCGGCCAGGGCCGCGTCCGCGGCGCGAGCGTCGCCCCACGCGAGCGGCGCCTTGAGCTTCTCGTCGAAGACGCCCACGGCGACGCGGTCGCCGGGCGCGAGGCGCTTGAGCAGGCGCCGGCCCGCCTCGCGGGCCGCGTCGAAGCGGACGGTGACGCCGTCGCGCGCGCGCGTCGAGTAAGACGCGTCGAGCAGGAGCACGAGGTCGAGGCCCGCGCCGCCCGCCGCCGCGTCGCCGCGCCGCGCCGGGGCGGCGGCCGCGAGAATGAGCGCTGCGAGCAGGACGCAGCGCGCGGTCATCAGGAGAAGCTCGCGCAGGCGCGCCTTGGGGCGGGCGCGCGCGTCCACGGCCTTGAGCAAGGTCAGGTCGGAGAACGGCACGCGCCGCGCGGCGCGCCGCGACAGCAGGTGGACGACGACGGGCAGGGCCGCGAGCGGCAGGACCCACAGCGCCGCCGGGAGGCCGAACCTCACCGCGCGAGCAGGCGCCCCAGCGCCGCCTCCCAATGCCCGCCGGTCTCCGCCGTGGCGTAGGCCAGGCCCGCGCGGCGCAGCGCGACGGCGTAGGCCTCGGCCTGCCGCGCGAACGCGGCGCGGTAGGCGGGCGCCGCCTCGCGCGCGTCCACGAACAGGGGCTCGCCGCCCTCCAGGCCCTCCATCAGGCAGGGCCCGTCATACGGGAAGTCGCGCTCGTCGGGGTCGATGGTCCGCAGCACCAGCACCTCGTGGCGCCGCGCGGCCAGGCCGCGCACCGCCTTGAGCGCGCCCGCCGTGTCGCCCATCAGGTCGCTGATCAGAACCACCATCCCGCGGCGCGGCAGCTCCTCGGCGGCGGCCTCGATGGCGCGGGCGAGGTCGGTCTCGCCGGAAGCCTCGACCTCGCTCAGCGCCGCGTCGAACGCGCCGAGTTGGGCCGCGCCCGCCCGCGGGGACAAGGAGAGCTTCGCCTCCGTCCCGAAGGCGACGAGGCCGGCCTCGTCGCCCTGCGAGAGCGCGAGCCACGCGACGCCGGCCGCCGCGCGGCGCCCCAGGTCGAGCTTCGACGGGCGCCCCGCGCCCGCGTAGGCCATCGAGCCGGAGCGGTCGAGCAGGACGAAGACGGGGATGCGGTCCTCGGAGCGGAACTCGCGCACGTAGAAGCGGTCGAGGCGCGCGTACGCCTTCCAGTCGATGCTCCGAGACTCGTCGCCGTAGGAGTACGGCCGGTGCTGGGCGAAGTCGCGGGAATGGCCGCGGGCCAGCGAGCGGTGCTTGCCCGGCGCGCCGGACAGGCCGGAGGCGCGTCTCGGGGAGAGCGCCAGGCCTTTCAGCCGGGCCTGCGACTCCGGATCAAGCCACCGCATCTAACAGGCGCGCGATGAGGTCGTCCGCGAGCACGCCTTCGGCCTCGGCCTGGTAGTTCAGCACCAATCGATGTCTCAGCACGGGCTTGGCGACGCGCACGAGATCCTCCTGGGAGGCGACGAGGCGCCCCTCGAGCAGCGCCCGCGCCTTCGCTCCCAGCACCAGCGCCTGCGACGCGCGGGG
This genomic interval carries:
- a CDS encoding DUF58 domain-containing protein is translated as MRWLDPESQARLKGLALSPRRASGLSGAPGKHRSLARGHSRDFAQHRPYSYGDESRSIDWKAYARLDRFYVREFRSEDRIPVFVLLDRSGSMAYAGAGRPSKLDLGRRAAAGVAWLALSQGDEAGLVAFGTEAKLSLSPRAGAAQLGAFDAALSEVEASGETDLARAIEAAAEELPRRGMVVLISDLMGDTAGALKAVRGLAARRHEVLVLRTIDPDERDFPYDGPCLMEGLEGGEPLFVDAREAAPAYRAAFARQAEAYAVALRRAGLAYATAETGGHWEAALGRLLAR
- a CDS encoding DUF4159 domain-containing protein — encoded protein: MRFGLPAALWVLPLAALPVVVHLLSRRAARRVPFSDLTLLKAVDARARPKARLRELLLMTARCVLLAALILAAAAPARRGDAAAGGAGLDLVLLLDASYSTRARDGVTVRFDAAREAGRRLLKRLAPGDRVAVGVFDEKLKAPLAWGDARAADAALAAARPGWRGTNAAAALADARKALEEAPRGRKRAVVVLGDGAEHGLREAAPAPAEGAAVVGLRFPALPNAWIASAGPAPDSSARSPRVEVRLAASGAPAVTPLDLWVGDRRAGSVSASVPAGGEARAALALPAAEQSAAPSWTGRVAARAGALAEDDQAHFSIAHRPSPRVLVLYSDPQFFRAGKTGWFLRELFGGGRETLAGRDADLLEAARWNEADLTRYGTVMMADASRPSPGLSAALEAFAERGGGVVFIPGVRGNEADLAAYPWLPARLGAAHEPSAPGIKAAREGEATSGWGDLDLSKVVVRRIFFLEPAAGSEVWARAASGEPLLVAGSIGRGRAVVWASPLDAGWTNLGLKPFFIPWARACLALSVPESARDAARKVKVGDPIVREWSRGEAAPDRITVISPEGRRTSLSVSGRRAVLPEASTPGLYTFVDGVRSVTFAANIDPSRGESDLLPSSSPPWRSCEVEDLENEFLDSVYGKDLSVWLLGLAALMLILEMFLSLPLRPAPLATHKATGKVAGATALFIFICLSSFPSRARAQQGDRFVWTQLQLGDTWDPYPDAPDMIAAWLGEVTSVRVSPARRAISLSDPALFSSPFVYLAGTSAPPELRDDELRRLRQFISGGGFLWVEDSGGGPPGSFDRWLRRELPRVLPDSALKPLPPDHVLFRTFFLLRGPAGRVRVHGALEGVDWGGRVAVLYTRDDALGAWAKDALGKPLRACVPGGEPQRELAKRLTLNVVMYSLTGSYKSDAVHQAAILDKLKAAAP